Proteins encoded by one window of Streptococcus sanguinis:
- a CDS encoding CtsR family transcriptional regulator: MSAKNTSDSIEAYIKSILAQAGMVELKRSELADVFQVVPSQINYVIKTRFTESRGYIVESKRGGGGYIRIGKIEFSDRHQMLCGLYDSVGERVSQQVFTDVIQLLFDEKIMTEREGNLILSTASDSILGDGAAVIRARILKKILQQLDRKGMES; this comes from the coding sequence ATGAGTGCAAAAAATACATCGGACAGTATTGAAGCATATATCAAATCTATTCTGGCTCAGGCGGGAATGGTTGAACTGAAACGCAGTGAACTGGCTGATGTTTTTCAGGTGGTTCCCAGTCAGATTAACTATGTGATTAAGACGCGTTTTACGGAAAGTCGGGGCTATATCGTCGAGAGTAAGCGTGGTGGCGGCGGCTATATTCGAATTGGAAAGATTGAATTTTCCGACCGGCATCAGATGCTTTGCGGCCTGTACGACAGTGTGGGAGAGCGTGTCAGCCAGCAGGTTTTCACAGATGTTATTCAGCTTCTTTTTGACGAGAAGATTATGACTGAACGTGAGGGCAATCTAATCTTGTCAACAGCGTCGGACTCGATTTTGGGTGATGGGGCTGCGGTGATTCGTGCCCGGATATTAAAAAAGATTTTACAACAACTAGACAGAAAAGGAATGGAATCATAA
- a CDS encoding ATP-dependent Clp protease ATP-binding subunit: MKYSKALIESLEAAQLLAGHFTTDYLESWHLLIALANNPYSVAGSVLNEFPVEVDGFEEAAFQITGQAYQKDGHFELLPFSYRLEELFEEAGQISEAVRAKHVGTEHVLLAMLFDRGTLASRILEFTGFSYEDKEQGLKISDLRKVLEQRAGWGKEDIKAIRSLNKGVMAAKQTMANMMGMPASTSGGLEDYTRDLTELARDGRLEPVIGRDQEISRIVQILSRKTKNNPVLVGDAGVGKTALALGLAQRVAAGQVPAELAKMRVLELDLMNVVAGTRFRGDFEERMNNIINDIEEDGHVILFIDELHTIMGSGSGIDSTLDAANILKPALARGTLRTVGATTQEEYQKHIEKDAALSRRFAKVSIEEPNVADSIAILQGLRKSYEDHHKVQISDQAIETAVKYAHRYLTSKHLPDSAIDLLDEASATVQNRGPQNYEQSDLTPVDQALMAADFKKVSQLLEQEQQPKLYKLKVEEDDVLATLSSLSGIPVQKLTQTDAKKYLNLETELHKRVIGQDEAISAISRAIRRNQSGIRSSKRPIGSFMFLGPTGVGKTELAKALAESLFDDESALIRFDMSEYMEKFAASRLNGAPPGYVGYEEGGELTEKVRNRPYSVLLFDEVEKAHPDIFNVLLQVLDDGQLTDSKGRKVDFSNTIIIMTSNLGATSLRDDKTVGFGARDIRLDHANMEKRMLEELKKAYRPEFINRIDEKVVFHSLSAEDMQEVVKVMVKPLIASLAEKGIELKFQASALKLLAQEGYDVEMGARPLRRTLQTQVEDKLSELLLTGDLTTGQTLKVGVKAGQLKFEVA; this comes from the coding sequence ATGAAATACTCAAAAGCCTTAATAGAAAGCTTGGAAGCAGCCCAGCTCTTGGCCGGCCATTTTACGACAGATTATCTGGAATCATGGCATCTGTTGATTGCTCTGGCTAATAATCCCTACAGCGTTGCTGGTTCAGTTCTCAATGAGTTTCCTGTGGAAGTGGATGGATTTGAAGAAGCAGCTTTTCAGATTACTGGTCAGGCTTATCAGAAAGACGGTCACTTCGAGCTGCTGCCTTTTTCTTATCGCTTAGAGGAGCTGTTTGAGGAAGCGGGCCAGATTTCAGAAGCTGTTCGCGCTAAGCATGTAGGTACTGAGCATGTGCTGCTGGCCATGCTATTTGACCGAGGGACCTTGGCTTCTCGTATCCTGGAATTTACTGGCTTTAGCTACGAGGACAAGGAGCAGGGACTGAAAATTAGTGATTTGCGAAAGGTCTTGGAGCAGCGAGCTGGCTGGGGCAAGGAAGATATCAAGGCTATCCGCAGTCTGAATAAGGGAGTAATGGCAGCCAAGCAGACCATGGCTAATATGATGGGGATGCCGGCTTCTACCAGCGGGGGGCTGGAAGATTACACCCGTGATCTGACGGAGCTGGCTAGAGATGGCCGATTGGAGCCCGTCATTGGCCGTGATCAGGAAATTTCACGAATAGTTCAGATTCTCAGTCGCAAGACTAAAAACAATCCAGTGCTGGTTGGAGATGCTGGGGTTGGTAAGACAGCTCTGGCCTTAGGACTGGCTCAGCGTGTAGCGGCTGGTCAGGTTCCCGCTGAACTTGCCAAGATGCGGGTTTTGGAGCTGGACTTGATGAATGTAGTTGCTGGCACTCGCTTTCGCGGAGACTTCGAGGAGCGGATGAACAATATCATCAATGACATTGAAGAAGATGGTCATGTTATTCTTTTCATCGATGAACTTCATACCATCATGGGCTCTGGCAGCGGTATTGACTCGACCTTGGATGCGGCCAATATCCTGAAACCGGCTCTAGCTCGCGGAACATTGCGGACAGTTGGTGCTACGACGCAGGAAGAGTATCAGAAACATATTGAAAAAGATGCTGCCCTTTCTCGGCGTTTTGCCAAGGTCAGCATAGAAGAGCCTAATGTGGCCGACAGCATTGCTATTTTACAAGGCTTGAGAAAGAGCTATGAGGACCATCACAAGGTGCAGATTAGTGATCAGGCTATTGAGACGGCGGTGAAATATGCCCATCGCTATCTGACTAGCAAGCACCTGCCGGACTCTGCCATTGATCTTTTGGACGAGGCCAGTGCGACAGTGCAGAATAGAGGGCCACAGAATTACGAGCAGTCGGATTTGACGCCAGTGGATCAAGCCTTGATGGCAGCGGATTTTAAAAAGGTTTCCCAACTGCTTGAGCAAGAGCAGCAACCCAAGCTCTATAAACTGAAAGTGGAAGAAGACGATGTCTTGGCAACACTTAGTAGCTTGTCTGGTATTCCTGTGCAGAAGCTGACTCAGACAGATGCGAAGAAATACCTCAATTTGGAAACAGAATTGCATAAACGCGTGATTGGGCAGGACGAGGCGATTTCAGCTATCAGCCGAGCTATCCGACGGAACCAGTCTGGTATCCGCAGCAGCAAGCGTCCGATTGGCTCCTTTATGTTCCTAGGTCCGACAGGAGTCGGAAAAACAGAGCTAGCCAAGGCCTTGGCCGAAAGTCTCTTTGATGACGAATCTGCCCTCATCCGCTTTGATATGAGTGAGTACATGGAGAAATTCGCGGCTAGCCGTCTCAACGGAGCGCCTCCAGGTTATGTAGGCTATGAAGAAGGAGGGGAGCTGACGGAAAAGGTGCGCAACCGACCTTATTCTGTCCTACTCTTTGACGAGGTGGAAAAGGCGCATCCAGATATTTTCAATGTCCTCCTCCAGGTCTTGGATGATGGTCAGCTGACGGACAGCAAGGGTCGCAAGGTGGACTTCTCCAACACGATTATTATCATGACCAGCAATCTGGGGGCAACCAGTTTGCGGGATGATAAGACGGTGGGCTTTGGAGCGCGCGATATTCGCTTGGACCATGCCAATATGGAAAAACGGATGCTGGAAGAGCTTAAGAAAGCATATCGACCAGAGTTTATCAACCGTATTGACGAGAAAGTAGTCTTCCACAGCTTATCTGCAGAAGATATGCAGGAAGTGGTCAAGGTTATGGTCAAACCGCTCATTGCCAGTCTTGCTGAGAAGGGAATTGAGCTGAAGTTCCAGGCTAGTGCCCTTAAGCTACTGGCTCAGGAAGGCTACGATGTGGAAATGGGAGCACGGCCATTGCGCCGCACTCTGCAGACTCAAGTAGAGGACAAGCTGTCTGAGCTACTCTTGACAGGAGATTTGACAACAGGTCAAACTCTTAAGGTCGGGGTCAAAGCTGGCCAACTCAAGTTCGAAGTGGCCTAG
- a CDS encoding DUF4272 domain-containing protein, with protein MSFFKDLFAGKKARVKTPEERKAASIQRLKKEGIPYIEHLPVIESAEQVRPRSLEEIARRAISSLLIIQAALDIENNNYNEESRQWLQDKLQQYGVQEELTPKERAVLEDRADPAAIINMVWKYEAYWSLIWYLGLVDALPFPDKICDCDAAIDAVASAVDFQEFLRKCQPRSLEELLDEDDLIYRYHWACVDARIHDQPASAGLDESVVLERRSGLDWLLGLNTAQDWDAVELHT; from the coding sequence ATGTCGTTTTTTAAAGACTTGTTTGCCGGCAAGAAAGCCAGAGTAAAAACACCAGAAGAGCGCAAGGCGGCTAGTATCCAGCGGTTGAAAAAGGAAGGTATTCCTTACATTGAGCATTTGCCGGTCATCGAAAGTGCTGAGCAGGTGCGGCCGCGCTCGCTAGAAGAAATTGCGCGTCGAGCTATTAGCAGCCTCTTGATTATTCAGGCGGCCTTGGATATCGAAAATAATAATTATAATGAGGAGAGCCGCCAGTGGCTGCAGGATAAACTGCAGCAATACGGGGTGCAGGAAGAGTTGACGCCCAAAGAAAGGGCAGTCTTGGAAGATCGTGCCGACCCGGCAGCTATCATCAATATGGTTTGGAAATACGAGGCCTATTGGTCCTTGATTTGGTACTTGGGTCTAGTAGATGCTTTGCCGTTTCCAGATAAGATTTGTGATTGTGATGCTGCTATTGACGCAGTCGCTAGTGCGGTTGACTTTCAGGAATTTCTGAGAAAATGCCAACCGCGCAGCTTAGAAGAGTTACTGGATGAGGATGATTTGATTTATCGTTATCATTGGGCCTGTGTTGATGCTCGGATTCATGACCAGCCAGCATCGGCAGGCCTTGATGAAAGTGTTGTTCTGGAGAGGCGGTCTGGTCTTGACTGGCTGCTGGGGCTGAATACGGCCCAGGACTGGGATGCTGTTGAGCTGCATACCTAG
- a CDS encoding DUF4430 domain-containing protein, translating into MKKIFSLLTLAFALLLVGCGSSQTNTDKGSSSADSSVKKELKISISIAPDGQEKSEKTVAVEEGKTAMDALKKAYKVEEKDGFITSIDGHAQDEAKGLYWMFKVNGEMAPKAANQITVKDGDKLEFYQEVYQQ; encoded by the coding sequence ATGAAAAAAATCTTTAGTTTGCTCACACTTGCTTTTGCCCTTCTCCTTGTAGGTTGTGGCAGCAGCCAGACAAATACTGACAAGGGCTCTAGTTCCGCTGATTCTTCTGTCAAAAAGGAACTGAAAATCAGCATCAGTATTGCACCAGATGGTCAGGAGAAGAGCGAGAAAACGGTGGCTGTTGAAGAAGGAAAGACAGCTATGGATGCTTTGAAGAAGGCCTATAAGGTCGAAGAAAAAGATGGTTTTATCACTTCTATTGACGGCCATGCTCAGGATGAAGCAAAGGGCCTCTACTGGATGTTTAAGGTCAACGGAGAAATGGCTCCTAAGGCAGCCAATCAAATCACTGTCAAGGATGGAGACAAGCTGGAATTCTACCAAGAAGTCTATCAGCAATAA
- a CDS encoding AAA family ATPase, producing the protein MKEKIAIVFGTFAPLHQGHIDLIQKAKRSYDKVRVVVSGYEGDRGQEVGLSLQKRFRYTRETFADDELTQVYKLDETSFPRYPLGWDKWLPALLELVGYDSEREELIFFVGEADYQEELEKRDFKTSLQERQFGISATMIRENPSRYWKYIAQPFRRHFTKKVLIMGSASNGKTTLAKDLARYYDAPVSLEYAREYQIQNNVRDDELTPKDYYYLLLGQYAQTSRLIDSSSNRGLVVADTNSLVTKAYYDYYLKESPVQDEETDTFDNLFASILSKEKWDLILFAEPVGAYVNDGFRDMSMADEAIRSDFSSHLKRLKEQCLAHIPTVYLAGSYLDNYQAAKEAIDMIYQAD; encoded by the coding sequence ATGAAAGAAAAAATTGCAATCGTATTTGGAACATTTGCTCCCTTGCATCAGGGGCATATCGATTTGATACAGAAGGCTAAGCGTTCTTACGACAAGGTGCGCGTGGTGGTTTCAGGTTATGAGGGAGACCGTGGGCAGGAAGTGGGTCTATCTCTGCAGAAACGATTCCGCTATACGCGGGAGACTTTCGCAGATGATGAATTGACCCAGGTTTACAAACTGGATGAAACTTCTTTTCCTCGCTATCCTCTGGGTTGGGACAAGTGGCTGCCGGCTTTATTGGAGTTGGTGGGCTATGATTCAGAACGGGAGGAACTGATTTTCTTTGTTGGAGAAGCTGACTATCAGGAGGAGTTAGAAAAGCGTGACTTCAAAACATCCTTGCAGGAGCGACAGTTTGGGATTTCAGCAACGATGATTCGGGAAAATCCTAGTCGTTATTGGAAATATATCGCCCAACCTTTCCGCCGTCACTTTACTAAGAAAGTGCTGATTATGGGTAGCGCCAGCAATGGTAAAACGACCTTGGCCAAGGACTTAGCTCGCTACTATGATGCTCCAGTCAGCCTGGAATATGCTCGAGAATACCAGATTCAAAATAATGTGAGAGACGATGAGCTGACCCCTAAAGACTACTATTATCTGCTCTTGGGACAATATGCTCAGACTTCCCGTTTGATTGACAGCAGCTCCAACCGTGGTCTGGTCGTGGCTGATACAAATTCACTGGTAACCAAGGCTTACTATGATTACTATCTGAAAGAAAGTCCGGTTCAGGATGAAGAGACAGATACTTTTGACAATCTCTTTGCCAGCATTTTGTCCAAGGAAAAATGGGATTTGATTCTCTTTGCTGAGCCGGTTGGGGCCTATGTTAACGATGGCTTTCGCGATATGAGCATGGCAGACGAGGCTATCCGCAGTGATTTTTCAAGCCATCTAAAAAGACTGAAAGAGCAGTGCTTGGCTCATATTCCGACGGTCTATCTGGCTGGCAGTTATTTGGACAATTATCAGGCGGCCAAAGAAGCGATTGACATGATTTATCAAGCGGATTAA
- the pnuC gene encoding nicotinamide riboside transporter PnuC, translated as MVVKNQKLSPAALYAGLKQKSQTFARNFRNVCAAAKKQGIKGIAKLLWQDLCSGRSLAQWLYLITLSSLPFILEFTSGQKQHDWLGLFASWTGIVCVILVAEGRASNYLFGAVNSAIYLLLSFQASFYGEVLTTVYFFIMQPIGLYTWLSNRVNEQDKEEPSHFEAKKLDWRGWLKYLALTALIWIGMGFAYKSIHSHRPFRDSVTDATNGIGQLLMTGLYREQWIFWIATNLFSIYLWWGSNLHIQAMYWVYTLNSIVGWYQWTKAVKKA; from the coding sequence ATGGTAGTAAAAAATCAAAAACTCTCTCCTGCGGCTCTCTACGCAGGACTGAAACAAAAATCTCAAACTTTTGCTCGGAATTTCCGCAATGTCTGTGCCGCAGCTAAAAAGCAGGGTATTAAGGGGATTGCAAAATTGCTCTGGCAGGATTTATGTAGCGGACGCAGCTTGGCTCAATGGCTCTACTTGATTACACTTTCCAGTTTGCCTTTCATTCTGGAGTTCACCAGTGGCCAGAAGCAACATGATTGGCTGGGACTCTTTGCTTCTTGGACAGGCATCGTTTGCGTTATTCTAGTGGCCGAGGGGCGGGCCAGCAATTACCTCTTTGGAGCGGTTAATTCGGCAATTTATCTCCTATTGTCCTTTCAGGCTAGCTTCTATGGAGAAGTGCTGACTACGGTCTACTTCTTTATTATGCAGCCAATCGGCCTTTATACTTGGCTGTCCAACCGGGTTAATGAACAAGATAAGGAAGAGCCATCTCATTTTGAAGCTAAGAAGTTAGACTGGCGTGGCTGGCTTAAATATTTGGCCTTGACGGCCTTGATTTGGATTGGCATGGGCTTTGCTTATAAGAGCATTCACAGTCACCGGCCTTTCCGTGATAGCGTGACAGATGCGACCAATGGTATCGGTCAGCTTCTCATGACTGGTCTCTACCGCGAACAGTGGATCTTCTGGATTGCGACCAATCTCTTCAGTATTTATCTCTGGTGGGGTAGCAACCTTCATATCCAGGCCATGTACTGGGTCTATACCCTCAATAGTATCGTTGGATGGTATCAGTGGACCAAGGCGGTGAAGAAAGCTTAG
- a CDS encoding NUDIX domain-containing protein, whose translation MTKQDIPAGMSEKEYYETMADESAFLAWYKTQDLPKYETPSVTADMVAYCFVEGQIKLLVIKRKAHPYQNKYALVGGFVDKHEDAYQACIREVKEEVGLEIPLEKVEQLMTVSTPGRDPRGWVITIAHLVYLPAIAVDQVQAGDDAKEVTFLDVDFKTRSFRDGERLLTAEDFAFDHYQILLESIKRIQGRLDWNPTFLHLLESLFTVYEGTELVNLITPRRPIVSNNFLVKFGEYLEEAGVKRVPKKKPRKVYRLKAEKPD comes from the coding sequence ATGACCAAACAGGATATCCCAGCGGGAATGTCGGAAAAAGAGTACTACGAAACCATGGCGGATGAGTCCGCCTTTTTGGCATGGTACAAGACACAGGATTTACCCAAGTACGAGACGCCCAGCGTAACAGCAGATATGGTGGCCTACTGCTTCGTAGAAGGTCAGATAAAACTCTTGGTCATCAAGCGCAAGGCTCACCCTTATCAAAATAAATATGCTTTGGTCGGAGGTTTTGTAGACAAGCATGAGGATGCCTATCAGGCCTGCATTCGGGAAGTCAAGGAAGAGGTGGGGCTGGAGATACCGCTGGAAAAGGTGGAACAGCTGATGACGGTATCTACTCCAGGGCGTGATCCACGCGGATGGGTCATCACCATTGCCCATCTAGTCTATCTGCCGGCCATAGCAGTAGATCAAGTACAAGCTGGGGATGATGCCAAGGAAGTCACCTTTCTTGATGTAGACTTTAAGACAAGGAGTTTTAGAGACGGTGAGCGGCTCCTGACAGCAGAGGACTTTGCCTTTGACCACTACCAAATCCTGCTGGAATCTATCAAGCGGATTCAGGGGCGACTGGACTGGAATCCAACTTTTCTCCATTTGCTAGAATCACTGTTTACTGTCTATGAAGGGACTGAGTTGGTCAATCTCATCACGCCTAGACGACCTATTGTCAGCAATAATTTTCTAGTGAAATTTGGAGAATACCTAGAGGAGGCTGGTGTTAAGCGCGTGCCAAAGAAGAAGCCGAGAAAAGTGTATCGGCTGAAGGCAGAAAAACCAGATTAA
- a CDS encoding DUF6287 domain-containing protein → MIDIVKLQCYNCVTKRFLNITRRQKMKTRTYTKMMAAAVLASSLLLGACGKKEESATSASSSKTVQASSSSKVASSSKASASPKVSNSASSEGAVSQPGQAQAPASQQQSTVEAPQAQQPQPQQASGRQNTQNQAAQPAQAPESNRQLQNKQAASNARYKGVLTMVDGDFSAAAGTWKDANGNTVTVSGNGQFTVQSADGKTDNYSIASYSYTLDDGKYNAQLSGQGNANLQITTGADGSVTSVVVTQP, encoded by the coding sequence ATGATTGACATAGTAAAATTACAGTGTTACAATTGTGTTACAAAAAGATTTCTTAATATTACAAGGAGACAAAAGATGAAAACACGTACTTATACAAAAATGATGGCAGCTGCAGTTCTGGCTTCTAGTTTGCTTTTAGGGGCATGTGGTAAGAAAGAAGAAAGTGCAACAAGTGCTAGTTCTAGCAAGACTGTTCAAGCTTCTTCTAGCTCAAAAGTTGCGTCATCCAGCAAGGCCAGCGCTTCTCCTAAGGTTAGCAATAGCGCTTCTTCAGAAGGAGCAGTTAGCCAGCCTGGACAAGCCCAAGCTCCTGCCAGTCAGCAACAGTCTACTGTCGAAGCTCCTCAAGCCCAACAACCGCAGCCACAGCAAGCCTCAGGTCGACAAAACACTCAGAATCAAGCAGCTCAACCAGCCCAAGCGCCCGAAAGCAATCGCCAGCTTCAGAATAAACAGGCAGCCAGCAATGCTCGCTATAAAGGTGTCTTGACTATGGTGGATGGGGATTTCTCAGCCGCTGCTGGAACTTGGAAGGATGCCAATGGAAATACTGTGACTGTATCAGGTAATGGTCAATTCACTGTCCAGTCTGCAGATGGAAAGACAGATAATTATTCCATTGCTTCCTACTCTTATACACTGGATGATGGCAAATACAATGCGCAGTTAAGCGGGCAAGGCAATGCCAATCTGCAGATTACAACAGGAGCAGACGGCTCAGTAACAAGCGTTGTAGTGACTCAACCCTAA
- the dusB gene encoding tRNA dihydrouridine synthase DusB: MTNLNTPFMIGNVEIPNRTVLAPMAGVTNSAFRTIAKELGAGLVVMEMVSDKGIQYNNEKTLHMLHIDEGENPVSIQLFGSDEDSLARAAEFIQENTKTDIVDINMGCPVNKIVKNEAGAKWLKDPEKIYKIINKVQSVLDIPLTVKMRTGWSDSSLAVENALAAEAAGVSALAMHGRTREQMYTGHADLETLHDVAHALTKIPFIANGDIRSVHDAKQRIEEVGADAVMVGRAAMGNPYLFNQINHYFETGEILPDLSFEDKMKVAHDHLSRLVNLKGEYVAIREFRGLAPHYLRGTAGAAKLRGAISQAESLAEIEELLQIQK, encoded by the coding sequence GTGACAAATCTTAATACCCCTTTTATGATTGGGAATGTTGAAATTCCCAACCGCACAGTTCTGGCGCCTATGGCCGGCGTAACCAACTCTGCTTTCCGAACCATTGCCAAAGAGCTGGGAGCAGGCCTGGTCGTGATGGAAATGGTCTCTGACAAGGGCATCCAGTATAACAACGAGAAAACCCTCCATATGCTCCATATTGATGAGGGAGAAAATCCCGTTTCTATCCAGCTTTTCGGTAGCGACGAGGACAGTTTGGCGCGCGCAGCGGAATTTATCCAAGAAAACACCAAGACGGATATCGTCGATATCAATATGGGCTGCCCGGTCAATAAAATTGTCAAAAACGAAGCTGGGGCTAAATGGCTCAAGGATCCTGAGAAAATCTATAAAATCATCAACAAGGTCCAGTCCGTTCTGGATATTCCTCTGACAGTCAAGATGCGGACGGGTTGGTCTGACAGCTCACTAGCTGTAGAAAATGCTCTAGCAGCCGAAGCCGCTGGAGTCTCAGCCTTAGCTATGCACGGCCGCACCCGTGAGCAAATGTATACTGGTCATGCTGACCTTGAGACCTTGCACGACGTAGCCCATGCTCTGACCAAGATTCCTTTCATCGCTAACGGTGATATCCGCAGTGTGCATGATGCTAAACAGCGTATCGAGGAAGTCGGTGCCGATGCCGTTATGGTGGGCCGAGCTGCTATGGGAAATCCCTACCTCTTTAATCAAATCAACCACTACTTTGAAACTGGCGAAATCCTTCCAGACCTCAGCTTTGAAGATAAGATGAAAGTCGCCCATGACCACCTCTCCCGCTTGGTAAATCTCAAAGGAGAATATGTAGCTATCCGCGAATTCCGGGGCCTAGCTCCGCACTATCTGCGCGGTACTGCCGGAGCAGCCAAGCTCCGCGGTGCTATTTCACAAGCTGAAAGTCTGGCTGAAATTGAAGAACTCTTACAAATTCAAAAATAA
- the hslO gene encoding Hsp33 family molecular chaperone HslO: MDKIIKTISENGSFRAYVLDSTETVRTAQEKHQTQASSTVALGRTLIASQILAANEKGQTKITVKVLGTSSLGAIITVADTEGNVKGYVQNPGVDIKKTATGEVLVGPFVGQGEFLVITDYGTGNPYNSMTPLISGEIGEDLAFYLTESQQTPSAVGLNVLLDENDKVKVAGGFLVQVLPGAKEAEIARFEKRIQEMPAISRLLESDDHIEALLAAIYGNEPYKRLSEEEIRFQCDCNKERFMNALATLPKADLEEMRDQDQGAEIVCQFCQTAYHFDQNDLEELIRDKS; this comes from the coding sequence ATGGACAAAATTATCAAAACTATCTCAGAAAATGGTTCATTCCGCGCTTATGTGCTGGATAGCACAGAGACGGTTCGGACCGCTCAAGAAAAACATCAAACTCAAGCAAGTTCTACTGTTGCACTTGGCCGCACACTGATTGCCAGCCAGATCTTGGCTGCAAATGAAAAAGGCCAGACCAAGATTACCGTCAAGGTCCTCGGAACCAGCTCATTAGGCGCGATTATCACAGTAGCAGATACCGAGGGCAATGTCAAAGGTTATGTACAGAATCCCGGTGTAGATATCAAAAAGACTGCCACCGGCGAAGTTCTGGTTGGTCCTTTTGTAGGCCAAGGAGAATTCCTCGTCATCACGGACTACGGTACTGGCAATCCTTACAACTCCATGACTCCTCTCATCTCTGGAGAAATCGGCGAAGACCTAGCTTTCTACCTAACCGAAAGCCAGCAAACACCTTCCGCAGTTGGCCTCAATGTCCTCTTGGATGAGAATGATAAAGTCAAGGTCGCTGGCGGTTTCTTAGTACAAGTTCTGCCTGGTGCCAAAGAAGCTGAAATTGCCCGCTTTGAGAAGCGAATCCAAGAAATGCCTGCTATCTCAAGACTGCTGGAATCTGATGACCATATCGAAGCTCTGCTGGCTGCCATCTATGGTAATGAGCCATACAAACGCCTGTCTGAAGAGGAAATCCGCTTCCAGTGCGACTGTAACAAAGAGCGCTTCATGAATGCCTTGGCTACCCTGCCAAAGGCTGACTTAGAAGAGATGCGTGACCAAGACCAAGGAGCTGAAATCGTCTGCCAATTCTGCCAAACTGCCTATCACTTTGACCAAAATGACCTGGAGGAACTGATTCGTGACAAATCTTAA
- a CDS encoding toxic anion resistance protein, which produces MSQEFNFDIDKIANNAISKSDKTTEIIEATTTQGNGQLTFLEKLTPEQQSAITAKAPQLVDNFVSDQNALLDFGQSAVEEVNGTVNRILAEQKKLQIPQVDELLKNTNKELNGFVAKYKDAQVAELDKKPNFLEKLFKQSKNTLQEFYFDSQNIEQKMDGMAATVVKQEDVLARNIVSAEMLIEDNTKSIENLVGVISFIEAAQQESGNRALKLQAEVAQLDMTTVDYQVKSQELARMTEVVNTLEQQHTEYVSRLYVAWATTPQMRNLVKVSSDMRQKLGMLRRNTIPTMKLSIAQLGILQQSMKSGQVADAISNANNAALQMLAETSKEVIPQLERISQSPTIAVESVTKLAESLVAQNQGIIEAIDKGREKRALLEATVIQSAETINNSVKLRDQKIIQALLDQGKEAQKELTTE; this is translated from the coding sequence ATGAGCCAAGAATTTAATTTTGACATTGATAAAATCGCCAACAATGCTATCAGTAAAAGTGACAAAACAACGGAAATCATCGAAGCCACTACGACTCAAGGAAATGGCCAGCTAACTTTTCTGGAAAAACTGACTCCTGAGCAACAGAGTGCGATTACGGCTAAAGCTCCACAGCTGGTGGATAATTTCGTATCGGACCAAAATGCCTTGCTGGACTTTGGCCAATCTGCTGTAGAAGAGGTCAACGGTACTGTCAATCGTATCTTAGCCGAGCAGAAAAAATTACAAATTCCCCAGGTAGATGAGCTCTTAAAAAACACCAACAAAGAACTCAATGGCTTTGTCGCAAAATACAAGGATGCTCAAGTAGCGGAACTGGACAAAAAGCCTAATTTTCTGGAAAAACTCTTCAAACAGAGCAAAAACACTCTTCAAGAATTCTATTTTGACTCACAAAATATTGAGCAGAAAATGGACGGCATGGCTGCAACCGTCGTCAAGCAAGAAGACGTTCTGGCTCGCAATATTGTTTCTGCTGAAATGCTGATTGAGGACAATACCAAATCGATTGAAAATCTAGTTGGAGTTATTTCCTTTATCGAAGCTGCTCAGCAAGAATCTGGCAATCGAGCGCTCAAACTGCAGGCTGAAGTCGCTCAGCTAGATATGACAACTGTTGACTATCAAGTCAAATCGCAAGAATTAGCCCGAATGACAGAGGTGGTCAATACCTTAGAGCAGCAACACACTGAATATGTCAGCCGTCTCTATGTAGCTTGGGCGACGACTCCTCAAATGCGTAATCTGGTCAAGGTTTCCTCTGATATGCGCCAAAAACTTGGAATGCTCCGTCGCAATACCATTCCAACTATGAAACTGTCTATCGCCCAGTTAGGTATTCTCCAGCAATCGATGAAGTCTGGTCAGGTAGCTGACGCTATCTCTAATGCGAATAACGCTGCCCTGCAAATGCTCGCCGAAACGAGCAAGGAAGTCATTCCTCAGCTGGAACGGATTTCCCAAAGCCCTACTATCGCTGTTGAGTCTGTCACTAAGCTGGCAGAAAGCCTCGTCGCACAAAATCAAGGCATTATCGAAGCCATTGATAAAGGACGAGAAAAACGCGCTCTGCTAGAAGCCACTGTTATCCAATCTGCAGAGACCATCAACAACTCTGTCAAACTGCGTGATCAAAAGATTATCCAAGCCCTGTTGGACCAAGGCAAGGAAGCCCAGAAAGAATTAACTACAGAATAA